A window of Rosa rugosa chromosome 7, drRosRugo1.1, whole genome shotgun sequence genomic DNA:
ATTATAACCTCAAATAAAGCAACAAAATAGTATTTCAGATTTAGAACCTGACATTTGAAAGCATACTGAAGAAATCTTGGAGAGCCCGGACCTGAAGAAGAAAAGGACCAATAAATGATGTTATTGCAAGGTCTTGTTCTATTATTACTTAATGTAGGATAACGCAAGATGCACTGCTGTAGTTAAGTTTTTAtctttttcaaaataaaataaaaaataaaaaaaggagaaGAATTTACTTTTACTTTCTTTGTGTTACTAATGAACTGGAAACAAGTTGCATACATTGACCAAGTAGGGCAGTGTTGTACCTCTTGTGCTGCTTTagtatcttttatcatattcaTAACATTTGGAGCATCCAGAACCTCCCTCAAACTATGCCTGTGGTTGCAAGAAGATAATGCATACACATTAAAAAGATTGAAAATAATAGAAGAACTTTGGAAAGCAACAGagcattctttttcttttactgAGCAAATAAGTATCATCTGCACTGGGAGAATGAATTGAACAAGCACCATTTACAgatcaaaagaaaaagtaaaatacaTGATGTGGCCCAGCTCATCACTGAGGACCAATGTCTATTAGACCATTAGAAAGTAAAAACAATTGCAAATTTAAAAATGAAAGATGAAACCAGTAACTAGCTAGTCAGATTGTCAATAGCTACAAAGTTAGGATCCCGTATTGTTGGTGTTAGTTGTACAAAGGGAATAGTTGTACAATCAGAAACATCTACTTGTTATCTATAGTTTAATACTATATTAGCTGGTTACTGTTTTAAAAACTGTCACCATCCAAAGGATAAAAGAGATGACCCTACTTGTAACCCGAGGTTGTATGCACAAGAAGAATCCGTGACTTGTTCTCAATGATAGGCCTCAGCTGTTTTCTCTCTGCTTCCAACAATAAGTGACGATGAAACTGATCCTGAAGCACATAAACACAACATTAACATGACATAAGATTACTTAAAACCATTTAAATTCTTCTACAAGTAGCTTTCCAAGAAAGCTTTAAACATAGCGCTAACATTAGTCCACTTGTAAAAATGAGGCTTTAATGAGTAATCACAATTTGCACTAAGAATGAGTGAGCTTATGGAGACTCATATCATACCTTTGTGAAACCTGGACTTGCAATCACAGCACAGCGAACAACACTGAAATCAACATTCTTCAAGAAAGCCTATAACATATAGACACGTGTTAGATTAGATACAAACTATCTTTGAAATCTCCGAGAGCTTCAGTAACAGACTCAAACTAAAGTCACCTGTAACACATTTTCAAAGAACTTGCTCAAAGCCtgttaaaagtaaaaaagatATTAGTAATGCAATATTAGTCTTATGGCTTGCCAGATAACttaaaatcaagaaaattaaATTCTGAAAGGAGAAGGATACATACTTTCTCATAACCTGCAACTGAAGGTCCATGCTTGCGAGGGATTGAAGTTTCTATTCGTGACCGAGTTATTGTCATACTGACATAATTAGTTTCAAGAATATCAGTCTCACGGCCCTACCGCATAATCAATATTTTGAAagtcttttttgttttctaacTCATGATGGAGACTTTCAAAGAGCAGActttcataaaataaaaaagttaaaaaaaatgcACATAAATCAGTAGTAGCTTTAGCACGCATTTTAGTAACATAATCAAGTTCCTAATGAAAATAGCCTCCAAAAGAAGAGGGGGAACTAGTAACTAGAGTGAGTGAGAAATGTGGCCTTGAAATAGTTTTTTATAGCTTCAAAGTTCAACATTTTCGTGAAATATCAACTGATATCATACACAAAGTTCAAAAAGGAGTCGTGCCCCCAATGAAATCAGACGCACCTTCTTCCAACAAGGAGAATATGTGCTAATCCTTCTTGCATTATTACCACAGCTAGGTCAGCACTCGCCGTAGGATCTGAAAATTATAGAGAGAAGACCATCAGATAAATGGTTGGTGTTAAGTTCTTCAACCTTCATACTTGGTGCTCTAGATGATATTAGTAAGCTTAAGCTGTTAAGCACATATCTCAAATGGCAATAAATCCAAATTTTAAGAACCCAGTTAGTTTGTCTTATAAGTTATACAATGTTATACAATACTTAATCTTTGGAGCAGGAGGTGCCACTAGGCATAATATCTTGGCTATTTATTGTGTCAATGTAAATCACATGGGTCTCAAGAATTTTAATACTTTAAAGATGGTAGAATATCTGTCTCACTGGATGGCCTCAGCCCAGGAAGATCTAATAACATACCATAGGCTAAACTCATTTGTGTAGAGCACGCATTAGAAATAAATCTTAAGGATAATTGGTCAACATAACATATTCTGTAGtatccaaataaaaaaataaagaaaaaggcAAGAAagataaaatctcaaccattacTTAAAGGAGATAAAATGTGGAAAAAAGAGGACATACCACAGGCTTGCTTGAGTTCGTGCAAGGCCAGTGAGTCCCACACATCCTAAAACATATAACACACAGCATGCCAAGAGTCAGTAGGAAAAAGTGGTTCATCTTTTGAAACGATATCTGATCAAAACATTATTTTACATGATATCTTACTTCCATACAAATGCAAGTGCACATTGCCAAAAAGAGCactaatatacacacacatagatGAATACATGCCTGAACAGACAGACAGcctacatacatacatacatacatatgtgTATTTATATAAAGTATGAACACAGATGAGAAGTTTCTCAATCCCAGCAGTTTGTGTGTGAGACCGATGCCATGATCAAAGGCAGACAATTTCAGTTTATGGTTAAATATGTTAGTAATTTGAGTTAATGGTGCTAAAGTGAAAGGCTAATTATTGTACATGGTGCAAGATTATAATCCCTGACAAATCTTCTTAAAACAGTTGATTAGTGTTTAAGAGGTATTTAATAATGAAAATGGGTGAAGATATTTCTGGTAGTTTCTGAAAGTCTTACAAGTTCTTATTTGGTTTCCAGCCACTCTTCGGTAGATTCAAATTAATGGTCCAAAAGCTAGTGTATGACATAGAGATAAACAAAATATTGAAAACTCCTAGAACCTATTCAACGCAGGCACACATTCTCATATCATCTTTGCTTCTCCAAGACAGTTCTAACATCTGGAAGGCAAGATTATCTTCATCACGGTTTATATCAAAGTTTGACAAGACAGTATTACTCTAACAAGTAATAATTTATAGACTTCTAGCATGAATGACTTGATAACATGAGCTTCATATGTAACTCAGCTCCATCTCTCAACCCCTATCACGTAACACGATAAACTTGAGCACAGAAAGATAGACCTTGATTAACTTATGTCAGAGACTTTCGTAAATGGAAATTAAATATGCAAAACGAGATTGAATGAAAGGTTTTATACTTTTATTCTGCATGTAGTAAAAAAAATGCATGTAGAAGttaatgaaaagaaagacaTACCTTTTTTAAAACAAAAGGTCGGTGAGGCTCAAGTTCCAGAGTATGATATGCTCCTATCTGCAATAAGAAAATGAGAAACTTAACGCTGCTCtttaatctaatttgaaatGTAATTTAATGCCACAATTACCTTTACATGTTCATTCTCAAGAATATTCTTTCCACGTATACGCAAGACATTGCCTACTTTATCATAATCGGCAACCTAAAAAAATACGAGAAATAAGAACATAACATCAAACCAAAAAGCATCATGAGAAAAGAAACACagaaagaaaaaccaaaatgacATTAATCCAGCTTGTCTCCATACCTCCTCAACTTTTATTTCTAACTTGAGCTTCACACGCTCTGCATCTCTTCCACCGCTAGCCCCTTCTCTTAGAACTTTCCTATTCCAAGACACACACGACACCATGAAAACTGCTACTCACCTTTCCTACTAGAAAATGTGCATGATGATATGACCACCATAAGAATACAATGCAGCTTTATCACAATAACCCTTTCCGCGTGCAACCAAATACACCGAGACTTACAGAAACACACTAATtgcaaagtaaaaaaaaaaaaaactcccgaGTAAACATCAAGCATTCAAAAACTTCCAGCAGAAACAACCAAACTCAAATGCATCGCAGACATTAAAACTCCAACATtccaaataaaatcaaaagaaCTCAGCTAGTGAGGTAACAATAAACACCGAAATTTCGATACAATTAAAACCAAAGACCATGACTTTACCTCACAGTGACAGCAATAACACTATCTCCAGGAGCTATCAAATTGTACACATACCACAGATCATCGGAATCAGCCGGCACCATCTGCCACACCGGAAAATTTCAAAGTTAGCCggaaaatattattaaaaaaaacacAGAGCGACCCTATTTTTGCTTCGACGGAGAATTCATCGAAAACCAAGAGAGAAAAGAGTACCTTAACTTTGCCGGGTCCGCCTGGAACGTAATCCTTGTGAACAATCTTCATGGTGTCTCTGGTTCTTCAATTGAAATCGAAAGAGGGAAAAGGCAGAGTCTTTATGGGGTCTGAAGACAACggaggtggaagaagaagaacttcggtTGGGTTGGGTGGCGGGTAAAAGAGTCTTTCAGATAGTGATAGCTAATCGGGGTCGTTTGATtaggatcaactcgtcattatGTGGTTAAGTTAATTAGTaactagtctgcaatcacatgctctgcatgtgtaagaaaaattttaattgtaaaaaaaaaaaaaaagttatctacaaaagaaaatagatctgttattgcagagagaaaatagtgggagagaaaagtggaggttgtgggataatttcttttcaattttcttaataaaatctattttataattgtcctatttacccttatgatttaatttattgtcaaagttttttaatctttcagggttaaatttgtcaaaattttcaattttggctaacaaaacctcttctcttaataatagtatagattactAATTGCACAGCACCCTAAGGTCTATGAACATCTCTAGAGCAACTAAATTTACAACAAGCTAAACTAGCATCGGCCTGGAGTTCCGGTTATTGCAACTTGCCAAGTTGTGTAGAAGTGAAAATATTAGGATGACGTTTTCTGGGTATCAGGAATTAATAGCAAGGTTATCATCGTTTTGTTTACCCAATGAAAACCTCAAATTAAGGTTAAAAACATTGCGGTGATCTAACTCCCCAAATGAAAAGCAATCCACTAATAgtgaagaaaaaatttcatacAAACATACAATAGCACTAACCACGGCTACAATCACTAGACCATCCGATTATATGGAGCATAAAGTTCAGTAACAACTAGAGTCACATTTTCATTTAGGCCTTTGTACTCGTACTTACCAGTTACCACGTCATTAAACATTCCActatccccaaaaaaaaaaaaaaaaaaaaaaacatgcaatTAACGCAGTAGAACAAAACAGGACAATCACAACTGAACATCAAAATTAGGGGTACATTCAAATTCCCAAAAAACTCTGCTGCCAAAGAAAGATAGTACAAAGTCGGTTCAAATGTCTAAGGATGTAAACTAATCATATTGTGGACGAGATATCTCCAAATTATATCTTCAAATGAAGACTCACTCTGAAAGAACCTCCTCTTGAGTACTCACCACTTCCTCTACTTCAACCTCTCTAGCTTCGTACTCCTCCTCTTCATCACTGGCTTCTCCATCCCTGAGCCTCTGCCTAtccattttttcttcttcgtaCAACCGCTTCCACTCAGCGACCCACTTCTCCCATTCTTCCTTCAACTCTCTCCTCTTTGCACGCTCCTGCTCGCTCAATTGCTTTTCCACATCATTATCCTCGAGCTCATATCTTTTGCTATACTTTTTCAAGTTCTTTGCAATCTCCTCCTCTTGCTCAGGAGTCAGGAAAGATGCTGGCCTTGGACGCCACAAAAACTGCCAAAAGCAACAAGGAAACAATTAGAATAGGATTTATTTATTGTCATTTTCTTTCTTGGTTAAAAAAGTAAGAACATATACTTGATAGTGTCCAGAAGTAAAACATAGTGTAAAAACGTACAGATATCAAACTGAAGATGAAAAGCTACTACTATTTAGTCACCAAAAGAAGATAGGAATTCAATCAAAATTTATACATTTTCTAGCTTCAACTAGCTTTTATATATCTTCATAGAAGGGCAGTCACAATCAATGCAATTAACATTTCTTGATTATATACCACAAATCACAATCAGAAATAacgcatgaaaaaaaaaataaagttcaTCCAAAACATCAATTATATTAACATTTTCTTTCATCATGTTATAAATATATGTTGATTTAAATGGGACATGGTTCAGATTTTGACAGATGATAGAGTCAAACACAGATTGCTCCAAATCTTCTAAATGGCATTACCTGGAAGAAATGATCCTTTAATACCCGATAAAGTAGCTTGCCATTGAAGGTCCATATAATATAACCATTCTCCATCTCATGAACTGAAGTAACTGCAGTAGCAACATATCTGAGGATGCAGAAAGTAACACATCAGAACCAAGATATATAAGAGCACTTCCGTAGGAGcactcaaaacaaaataaataaacccCATGTTGCAGAAGACTGTCTTAATATTACCTTCCAGTAGGATCCCATTCAATATCTGTCGCCATAAAATGCTCAGTTGTCGCCATCGTTTCTTGCTCATCCACATTGTAAAATTCCAACTGCCCGTTCAAACCCTTCAATCCTGCAAGAATTATAAAGCGCCCTGAAGGTGACCAAGAAAGAGCATTCGCCTGCTTGCCTTTAAGAGTAATAAGCTTTGACACACGGCCTGTATTGTGAGCAGTACGCATTGAGTAGAAGCTTATATCAGGCCTTGGAGTGTCACCATGAATAATTGCAAATCTATGTCCCTTAGGCTCCCAAGCAAATGCAATGATCTTGTCATTCTTATTCTCAAGCTCTAAAACTTCAATAGGGATATCTCGCTCCTTGATTCGGAAAAGTTCAAATCCAGTATATGTACTTTTTTTCGTTTTCGTATAACGATCAACTTTAACAGCAAGATACTCCCCATTGCTTTGCCAGTACATCTTGCAATCACTAACACTGAAAAGATTCTTCTGCCTTAACTCCTCTTTACTGGGGATTTGAATAAGACTCACCTATTTGTACCATGCGAAGCATTAGGTCAACTAAGCTATAAGTAAAACAGGGaagattgaaaaagaaaaaaaaactgaaacatAACCAGTTAACTACTCACCCTAGCAGGTTGGTTCCCACCGCCCAATTCAGGAACAAAAAGAGCAAGAATTGAATCAGTTGGTGACCAACTGAAGTCCATAACATTCTCAACTTTGATAGATTTTTTGTCCACAAGTGAAAACGTTTCTGTCTCATAAACAGATATAGCACTCTTTCCCATTCTGGCAAAGTACTTGTCATCTTTTCCACCACCCCATCTGCAATgataacaaaaaagaaaatccatTAGAATATTGACGTCAATCAACATCATACTGTATGCTACTAAGCACAGAAACATTACTTGAACACAGGCCAAGACACGCCCGAAACACCTCCAGTTCCTCCAATTGCAAAATCATCAGGAGTTCCCTTAAAatctctcataacttttccaGTTCTCACATCAAAAATGTCTATGACAACCCTCTGTATGATAAATACATGTTAGAAATAGAAACAGGGcaaaatcaaatcacaacaAAGTGATGAATCACACATCCAAAAAACTCACATTTGTGTCGCGGGGATTGCTTGCTTCATGGCTGCTGTAGGTCACCAAATATTTCTCACCAGGGGAAAAATCAATCAGTCTAACCTGCAGTTGGCAATTGCAGCTAAACACTTAGAACTAAAAAATTATGAAGTACTAGAAATTGTTGAAACCAGAAACCAAAAACAACCTGTGGATGAGCATAACGCATCAATCGTTTGAACTCGCTGGTGGCACCTCCCCAAACTGCAGCACCCTGTCTGTGTACAGTGGCCAAATATGTCCCCAGGGGCGACCATTGCACAAAGCTTTCAGTCCAGTACTGTAAGCAAATACAATCATTCAGTGTCAAAATGTTGATATAAGATAGATGGGTCACATATTACAGGGATGCAAAGAAAGAGAATAATGGGTCGTTGAGATATAGCATCTACTCACTTGACGCTTGTAAACAAAATCAGCCTTCAATTGTCGTGCATCATTCCAATAAACTTCAGTATCATTACCAGCACGGATGACAAATTGATCCCGGCCTTTTAAATCAGTGAGCCAATTTTGAAGATTTTCCTGTAAAGATTTCCAAGTAGGCAGAATAAATACTATAACTTAAACATATGTTATAAATGAGTAAAATTTCAAACATTGTCACTTCTTTCTCCCTCATAGCCAAAAAATGAATGGAGCAATTGTGGGTAAACAGGAAGTATAAAAGAAGCATCTACAAAATATACAACGCCGCACTTCTTCATCCAGATAATTACAGAGGACTAAAAGGAGTGAGTCTACTTGACATTTCATGTATGtccagaaaccaaaaaaaaaaaaacatcttgaCTATACGCAAGCAATAAGTGAATAAACCAGTAATAAGGTTTCATCACTTTCATGTATCATCAGAATTAATCACGCAGGTGACGAGAAAAAGATACGCTAGTCGAGTTCCACACAAGAAATTATTCAAACCACGATCGAGTTGGAGTTACATGTAAGATAATATTGAACCACATTAACATAACAGCGCAATAATTACTTCTATAATCTGATAACCATACATTGTCTGGAACCAAAACAGTAACAATAACACAAAAACACATGAGATTAGAGTATAATTATAATTACCCCTGGAGTATATGGCTTAGTTTCGGGCGGAGCCCACTGATCAGGAACTTTCATGAAACGATCAAAGTCATCAAACATGCTGACAGCGAAAATGTGTGATCTGTCCAGCTTGTATCCATGAGTCTTCTCCCTGGCAAGCTCAGCTTCCTACAATTTCAACAAGCCAAGCTTCAATATCAACCTAATGTGCTATTTAAAATCGATAATGTACATCACTTCTACTACTGCAAACAGTTGTAATACCTGAGGAGTATTGAACTCGATGAAGCAATAGCCCATGGTCTTCTGCGTTTCGGGGTCGAGAGGCATCCAGAATCCATCTTCCTTGATCACACCAAGCTGACTGTAAATTTTCCGAATCACGTTTTCAAGTTTCTCGAACTTCTCAATCGGCACCGCCGGCAGGTTATCGACAACGATGATGTTCCCGAACCCGGACTCCATCTCCGAATTCACATCGTGACCGACATCTTCATCGTCACTGCACCAGTTCATCCAAAACGATTCAATGAATGCAATTCGAAACAGTTAGTACTGTAAATTATTTCCGGcagaaacaaataaaagatttgGATGTCGCCGGCGTTAGGGTTAGAGTTTTATACCTTGGAATACCGAAGGTTTCGCCGTGAGGCAGACGGATTGAGCCTAGGTCTAAGTGGGAGAGGTCAATTCCGAGACTAGCCGCCGTCGCCTCTATATCGTTCATCAACATCACGTCCGCCATGATTCTCTTTcttcaagagagagagaggggccTCCACTTTTTGcagttgcagagagagagagagagagagagtgtgtgtgctgcggttttagggtttcagagtGCGGCTAATGTTCCAGCTCATTCCGGGTCGGTTTATTTCAGAGTGAGGCTAATATCCCTGTGTGAGTTGGAAATAACACAAAATAGCCCACAGATCTCATTGCAGACCAAAAAAGGCCCACAAGTCTCTCCATTGGTGAATAACTACCGAATACATCCAAATCAGCCCAAACTAGACCCGGCCTAGAGAAAAATATGGCAGCAGGTGCCAGGTGTGATGAATCTAACGGTCCTTTGATTACATATCTATCCATTATGGGTTATAAAGACAAATAAATTTTGCGACTGGTTTTATTTCTTCAGGTAATGAATTATATCCAAACCCTAGCTAGAAGGAGGTGATCGATGAACTGGTTTGTTGATAGCTCCCAAGATTTTACCATGAGATCGACTCAAGCtaagtagctagctagctgtcCAAATTCAGGCAAATTTGAGATGCACTGTTTATTTGATCATTGGTCGTAGGATTAATCAATTTGTTGGTTTGTTCCATTTAGatcatttatttttggttttatgGACGTTACACCTCTTTATTGACTCTCACTCTAAGATTAGACGGAAAAGAAATTGAATCAATCTTGAAACTTCTAGGAACACTTTGTCAATGTACTCTTAAGTTGCGATCTTAATCTTTTAACTATGGAAGATTGGTCATTTGGTCTATATGATAGTGAAGGCTTGAAGACAAGCAAGAAAACCCAAGTCAAGCCAAACCAGACCTCTAGAGAAAAATAGGGTAGCACTACCGTAAAATATAACATTAGCCAAGGCAAGGCCCAATAAAATCCAAGCCAAGCAAGAGCACTACCCCAGGAGATAAAGAAGTCCTTACCCATTAGCCAAGTCCAGCATAGGCCCATCCAAGCCACCACCAAAGCGCTGCCACCTTTGCCGCACCACCAACGCTGTCGAACAGCTGCAATTAACCTGTCGTCATCCCCGTCGCACCAGACCGCGGCAAAAGCTAATACCACCAACCCACCTAACCCAAGAACTGGATTACTGGATTACAACCATATCGAAGCCAAAGCAGGTAACCCAAATCACCTATAAGATTACACGATCCCAACATTGTCGCAGTCAACTATCCCTGACCAGGTAATCGTCGGAAAAGCTTCTAAAGGCACGCCGCAGGACGGAGGACAAGTTCTTTGCCGCAAAACACTCGAGTGCAGCTTGTTCTAAAACTTAGAGAGAAAAGTTTAGTCCTGTTTAGACCTTCCTAAATTTCCTCTTAAGACTTCTAGTAATACTTGGTTCGAGTATAATGTCGTGGACTACCACGTGATATTGTCATGTGGTGGTCGGGGCTAATAATATCACTCGAATTTTGCAGGAATCATTGTAGGGGTGAAAACAATAGTTCTCTTAATTTATCAGGAATAACTTTACGTGATAATTGGTCTACCATTTATAAAAATATTATGTTctccttatttttttttagtaaatgaAGATTTCATTGATAATCGCATGCCATAACGGCACTTACAAATTTCCAGAAAAATGGGAATCATGCACCATTTGCTTAAGACATTGAAGCTCACTGAATCAAGGAGCCTAGCAAACTACAACATTATCCTACAAAGAGATAATTTTGTGTGACAACTTCATTtgccaatgcgctcaattgAGGTGCGCCAGAAGCTTCCATTATCAAAATGTAAAGAGACAACATCATAATCTGCAGGCTAAAAAAGTCAACCATAGACGTAGTTTGTTGGATGAAGTCacccggatcccaaatacgaaaccctagGGAACTAGAGCCCAAGATCTTGGTCCACAAAAGGACCCAAATCCAATCAACATCTGCAAAGACTTTGGACATCCAAAATTCCTTGGGCCTTAGCCTCGGCTTGAGCCGCCcaaatgatctgggcacccgGCTCCTAAGCAGCCGTTCTCCTGTAGCCATCTTGGTCACGgccaccgccaccgccgcaACACCTTTCACACCTGCAGATCGATGCGTCGTCGACTGCTGCCTTGGACCAACCTCCGATTTCGCCGCCACGAGCCACCATGATCGCCCTGCCGGCTTCCTTATTTAGGACAGTATCTATGGTGATTTAATAAATTCTTGGTTGAAATATTGGAATTATCCAACCAAGCTAGTTTTCATTTATTGATAATGGAAATAAGATGATAAAGAAAATAGAAGCTTTATTTGAATTACCTAAATGacagattgtttttttttttttgaataaattacAGATTGCTTTGGTTAAAAtgtaaaaagagaaaataacaaaactAAGCATAAGTagaaaaaaatgattttattaagTTGACAATCGATGAAATTTATTAAAAACATTGTGATCATCATCAAcgattgagtttttttttttcctttgaatAAAGAGCTGGTGTCGCTACTCTCAagttttgattaatgaaactatcgaatacaaggggggacatagAGTCGAAACccctaattacaataagcatcatcGATTGAGCTTCTTATTGTTCACGGATATACatataatcaattttttttcccaaaGATATGTCAATATATTTTCGTTATTACAGTTGTGAAACAGATATACTCCATCCTCTTTGCCTGTCCATATGCAGTGATCTCCGCCACAATCTTCTTGAAAATCTAGATTAGATTTAAATGCAACGAATTCAGCATGCTTGTCTAAATACCACAAACGGCAGAAAAAAAGTGTGCGACCCCAAAAGTTGACTTTAAAGTGAAATTCGAATTGCTCATTAACTGCAAGGCTGTGAACACCAAGATCATCGTTTTTAGATTGGCAACGGAAATTTAGTCTCTCTCCGTTGTTCAGATTATTGACGATGCGTACAAATTTCTTTGTTCCAGGCTGGTTTATCCACCATGCATTAGTTGAACCGGAGGCCAGAGCAATGAGCAAGACAACAAGGGAAGTTTGTCCtagtttcattttcaattttctaaTTGAAATGACTATTGAGTTCGACTTCCATCGTTCGAGTTCGATTGATGGTTTTTTTTATGTATTTATACAACTAGATAAGATTGCTTTGTAGTAATTCATTTGTTACCATTCATTACAAAGTAATTCATTTATTACCACTTTAGTACTCTTTCTATTTGGATAATATTTGGTTAGGTTTATGTAGAATCATATTCAATTTTTATGGAGTTATGTCGTTGACTCTATACGGTTTGTATATAAATATTTTAGTTTTATCGACAATTCGACACATGCGATGCCTGAGTGTAACAGTTTTTGAttgtatttatatttatatgtttggagaaaaaatgaaaattcaatAGTTACAAGGTTTAGAACTCGCCCCACGCGCgggaggaaaaaagaaagaaaaggggtgttttctctcccggccgaacgctgCCGGCTATCTCGCCGCCGCGTTTCTGGCCCGGGAGAGGATGTTGTTTCTGAATAAGGGTGGGCCTTCTGAGCAGTGGAGCGATCCAGGGATGGAGGATGGGGTGTTGTTTCCGGGTTGGGCAGATCGTTCTGTCCCTCTCGGATCAGGGGCGACGGAGGTAGCGATGCAGCGACGTGCTGGTTCTTTCAGGCGGTGGGATCTGGCATTTCCGACTCGACGATCTGAGCTGTAGCGGTGGAGATCGGAACTCGGCAGGGTCAATCCCTTTTGGGATCTGTTTTGTTCTTGGGTTTGGATCTGGTTGAGGCTGTTAACAGGGTGCCGGGtctattgataggagcattttaaagtggta
This region includes:
- the LOC133723910 gene encoding eukaryotic translation initiation factor 3 subunit B-like; amino-acid sequence: MADVMLMNDIEATAASLGIDLSHLDLGSIRLPHGETFGIPSDDEDVGHDVNSEMESGFGNIIVVDNLPAVPIEKFEKLENVIRKIYSQLGVIKEDGFWMPLDPETQKTMGYCFIEFNTPQEAELAREKTHGYKLDRSHIFAVSMFDDFDRFMKVPDQWAPPETKPYTPGENLQNWLTDLKGRDQFVIRAGNDTEVYWNDARQLKADFVYKRQYWTESFVQWSPLGTYLATVHRQGAAVWGGATSEFKRLMRYAHPQVRLIDFSPGEKYLVTYSSHEASNPRDTNRVVIDIFDVRTGKVMRDFKGTPDDFAIGGTGGVSGVSWPVFKWGGGKDDKYFARMGKSAISVYETETFSLVDKKSIKVENVMDFSWSPTDSILALFVPELGGGNQPARVSLIQIPSKEELRQKNLFSVSDCKMYWQSNGEYLAVKVDRYTKTKKSTYTGFELFRIKERDIPIEVLELENKNDKIIAFAWEPKGHRFAIIHGDTPRPDISFYSMRTAHNTGRVSKLITLKGKQANALSWSPSGRFIILAGLKGLNGQLEFYNVDEQETMATTEHFMATDIEWDPTGRYVATAVTSVHEMENGYIIWTFNGKLLYRVLKDHFFQFLWRPRPASFLTPEQEEEIAKNLKKYSKRYELEDNDVEKQLSEQERAKRRELKEEWEKWVAEWKRLYEEEKMDRQRLRDGEASDEEEEYEAREVEVEEVVSTQEEVLSE
- the LOC133723912 gene encoding protein PELOTA 1, which encodes MKIVHKDYVPGGPGKVKMVPADSDDLWYVYNLIAPGDSVIAVTVRKVLREGASGGRDAERVKLKLEIKVEEVADYDKVGNVLRIRGKNILENEHVKIGAYHTLELEPHRPFVLKKDVWDSLALHELKQACDPTASADLAVVIMQEGLAHILLVGRSMTITRSRIETSIPRKHGPSVAGYEKALSKFFENVLQAFLKNVDFSVVRCAVIASPGFTKDQFHRHLLLEAERKQLRPIIENKSRILLVHTTSGYKHSLREVLDAPNVMNMIKDTKAAQEVRALQDFFSMLSNEPHRACYGPKHVEVAHEQMAVQTLLITDELFRNADVVTRQKYVNLVNSVKNSGGNVHIFSSMHVSGEQLAQITGIAAILRFPLPDLDDIEM